The Brachyspira hyodysenteriae ATCC 27164 genome includes a window with the following:
- a CDS encoding DUF554 domain-containing protein — protein sequence MIPKGIIIDCICVLIGTNFGSIIKNRIPHRIKNPMNVVFGLSAMAIGITSVIKFHSLPAIILALILGALIGEIIDLDSKVKNIFHRAIEKLNFKIHGNKDDYMAFYLIVAVTFCTSGTNIFGAINESITGDYSILLSKAIMDIFAATIFATILGTAMNLIVIPQFVILSICFYIAKLLMPFISAAMLNDFVAIGGLLTFVLGLSIAQIKQISAVNLLPALLLIWPSSYLFSLFIG from the coding sequence ATGATACCTAAAGGAATAATAATAGATTGTATATGCGTTCTTATTGGAACAAATTTTGGAAGTATAATTAAAAATAGAATACCTCACAGAATAAAAAATCCTATGAATGTGGTATTTGGACTTTCTGCTATGGCTATTGGTATTACTTCAGTTATAAAATTTCATTCATTGCCTGCTATAATATTAGCTTTAATTTTAGGTGCTTTGATTGGAGAAATTATTGATTTAGATTCAAAAGTTAAAAATATATTTCATAGAGCCATTGAAAAACTCAATTTTAAAATTCATGGTAATAAAGATGATTATATGGCTTTTTATTTAATAGTGGCAGTTACATTTTGTACAAGCGGAACTAATATTTTCGGGGCTATTAATGAATCTATAACTGGTGATTACAGCATACTTCTATCTAAAGCTATTATGGATATATTTGCTGCAACTATATTTGCTACTATTTTAGGTACAGCAATGAATTTGATTGTCATTCCTCAATTTGTAATACTTAGCATATGTTTTTATATAGCCAAATTGTTAATGCCTTTTATATCTGCTGCAATGCTTAATGATTTTGTAGCTATAGGAGGACTTTTAACTTTTGTACTTGGTTTGAGTATAGCTCAGATAAAACAGATAAGTGCTGTTAACTTACTTCCTGCATTACTTTTAATATGGCCTAGTTCTTATTTATTTAGCTTATTTATAGGATAG
- a CDS encoding NADP-dependent oxidoreductase, protein MKAIQIKKYSKEIDTNIADIPMPEIFDNDVLIKVKAAAVNPLEILILTGAVRLIQDYKMPLTLGNECSGIIESVGKNVTDFKVGDKVYTRLPISKIGAFAEYVAVDSKFISLMPNDYDFITSAAIPLTALTAYQAFTEELEAKSGQTILITGGSGSFGELAVPIAKYLGLNVIVSGSERLKEHFINLGADKYISYNKENYAELVSNIDHVIDTLGANEFDKELSVLKKGGRLLSLRTSPNKKFAEDNKFPFIKKLLFSLAGSKYDKKAMKEQKEYRFMFVRANGEQLRKITKIVEDKNIKPKIYSTVFNIDNASEALKSVIKKHTDGKIIISM, encoded by the coding sequence ATGAAAGCTATACAAATAAAAAAATATTCAAAAGAAATAGATACCAATATTGCAGATATTCCGATGCCTGAAATTTTTGATAACGATGTATTAATTAAAGTAAAGGCTGCGGCAGTAAATCCTCTTGAAATATTAATATTAACAGGTGCCGTAAGACTTATACAGGATTATAAAATGCCTTTAACATTAGGTAATGAATGTTCTGGAATAATTGAAAGTGTAGGCAAAAATGTAACCGATTTCAAAGTAGGGGATAAAGTTTATACTCGCTTGCCTATATCAAAAATAGGGGCTTTTGCTGAGTATGTAGCAGTGGACAGTAAGTTTATATCTCTTATGCCTAATGATTATGATTTCATTACATCTGCTGCAATACCTTTAACTGCTCTTACAGCATATCAAGCATTTACAGAAGAATTGGAGGCAAAATCAGGACAAACTATTTTAATAACTGGAGGTTCTGGAAGTTTTGGAGAGCTTGCTGTTCCAATTGCTAAATATTTAGGTTTAAATGTTATAGTTTCTGGAAGTGAAAGATTAAAAGAACATTTTATTAATTTAGGTGCTGATAAATATATTAGTTATAATAAAGAAAATTATGCAGAATTAGTTTCTAATATTGATCATGTTATAGATACACTTGGAGCAAATGAATTTGACAAAGAATTATCCGTATTAAAAAAGGGAGGACGTCTTTTGAGTTTGAGAACCAGCCCTAATAAAAAGTTTGCTGAAGACAATAAATTTCCTTTCATTAAAAAATTATTATTTTCTCTTGCTGGTTCTAAATATGATAAAAAAGCAATGAAGGAGCAAAAAGAATATCGTTTTATGTTTGTGCGTGCTAACGGCGAACAGCTTCGTAAAATTACAAAAATTGTAGAAGATAAAAATATAAAGCCTAAAATATATTCTACTGTATTTAATATAGATAATGCATCAGAAGCTTTAAAAAGTGTTATAAAAAAACATACAGACGGAAAAATAATAATATCTATGTAA